One Hippoglossus stenolepis isolate QCI-W04-F060 chromosome 9, HSTE1.2, whole genome shotgun sequence genomic region harbors:
- the pias2 gene encoding E3 SUMO-protein ligase PIAS2 produces the protein MQDIKTNMNLQQPSPLIPPVHPDVQMKPLPFYDVLDVLIKPSSLGASTAQRYHQEKYFIFALTPQQVREVCISRDFLPGGRRDYMVQIQLRFCLSETSCPQEDNYPNSLCIKVNGKLFPLPGYAPPPKNGVEQKRPGRPLNITSLVRLSSAVPNQISVTWAPEIGKTYSMSVYLVRQLTSPLLLQRLRMKGIRNPDHSRALIKEKLTADPDSEIATTSLRVSLMCPLGKMRLTVPCRAVTCSHLQCFDAALYLQMNEKKPTWICPVCDKKAAYESLIIDGLFLEILNDCSDVDEIKFQEDGTWCPMRPKKEAVKVPSQSVPKIDTPLRQSSVVPHSTEPSSTKKADVIDLTLESSSSDDDDEEDTDPPLKKHCVYISNNEEMHAKGVLTYQPTVRMPNVQSLDPTYLTSTLADYAVPFHPSTLATIPTDMQSLDLFSLIQADPQHYRPQMFLDNLTSSMQSAAAASTSSALVSSSSHYDTTTHAASSIHETRIITGGGAGGGTDSGISDIISLD, from the exons ATGCAAGACATAAAAACCAACATGAATCTCCAGCAGCCATCACCTCTCATCCCCCCTGTCCACCCTGATGTGCAGATGAAGCCCCTGCCCTTCTATGATGTACTGGATGTCCTAATCAAGCCTTCAAGTCTAG GAGCAAGTACTGCACAGAGGTACCAccaagaaaaatattttatctttgCCTTGACACCACAGCAAGTTCGAGAAGTTTGCATATCCAG ggacTTTCTGCCAGGTGGCAGGCGGGACTATATGGTTCAAATTCAACTGAG gttttgCTTGTCAGAGACAAGTTGCCCTCAAGAGGATAATTATCCCAACAGTCTTTGTATAAAAGTCAATGGGAAGCTGTTTCCTTTGCCA GGGTATGCACCACCACCCAAAAATGGTGTGGAACAGAAGAGACCAGGAAGACCTTTGAACATTACCTCCCTTGTCCGACTCTCATCTGCAGTAcccaatcagatttcagtgaCATGGGCCCCTGAAATTGGAAAA ACCTATTCTATGTCTGTGTACCTGGTGAGACAGCTAAcatcaccactgctgctgcagaggctgaGGATGAAGGGCATCAGAAACCCAGACCACTCCAGAGCATTAA TTAAAGAGAAGCTGACCGCAGATCCAGACAGTGAAATTGCTACAACAAGTCTTCGAGTCTCACTTATGTGTCCG CTGGGTAAGATGCGACTCACAGTGCCATGCCGGGCAGTGACCTGCTCTCACCTGCAGTGTTTTGATGCTGCCCTCTACCTACAGATGAATGAGAAGAAACCCACCTGGATCTGTCCTGTGTGTGACAAGAAGGCTGCATATGAGAGTCTTATCATTGATGG TTTATTCTTGGAAATCCTGAACGACTGCTCAGATGTGGATGAAATCAAGTTTCAGGAGGATGGAACGTGGTGTCCCATGAGACCAAAGAAAGAAGCGGTCAAGGTCCCATCTCAGTCAGTTCCAAAAATTGACA CTCCTTTGCGCCAGTCGTCAGTGGTGCCCCATTCTACTGAGCCCAGCTCCACCAAGAAGGCTGATGTGATTGATCTTACTCTGGAGAGCTCCtcatctgatgatgatgatgaggaagacaCAGACCCTCCACTGAAGAAacattgtgtttacatttccAATAATGAGGAGATGCATGCGAAGGG AGTGTTGACCTACCAGCCCACTGTGCGCATGCCGAATGTCCAGTCCCTGGACCCGACGTATCTGACCTCTACGCTTGCTGACTATGCAGTCCCCTTCCATCCTTCTACTCTGGCTACCATCCCCACAGACATGCAAA GtctggatttgttttccttAATTCAAGCAGATCCTCAg cATTACAGACCTCAGATGTTCCTGGATAACCTGACCAGCAGTATGCaaagtgcagctgcagccagCACAAGCTCAGCCTTGGTCTCTTCCAGCAGCCACTATGACACCACCACCCACGCCGCCAGCTCCATCCACGAAACCCGGATCATCACaggtggaggtgctggaggaggaactGATAGTGGAATATCAGATATCATTTCACTAGACTGA